The Marinilongibacter aquaticus genome has a window encoding:
- a CDS encoding bifunctional aldolase/short-chain dehydrogenase, which produces MSKKRIQDFKHVNYLWDEEKAKSLEGDEVALYLYRSNMLGADLRLTNYGGGNTSVKITDKDPLTGEDTDVMWIKGSGGDIGTLTKAGSAALYLDKLRNLEQVYRGIDHEDEMVGLFNHCIFDLNSKAPSIDTPLHGFLPFKHIDHLHPDAAIAIAAAKDGQKITEELFNGEVGWVPWQRPGFDLGLQLRDCLNQAAEKGISLRGIMLGSHGLFTWGDTAYESYINTLEVVETCAEYLSSHYDNVFGGQKIDSLPENERRNQAAEIAPILRGFCSSAQHMVGHFSDSDAVMEFINSNDLDKLAPMGTSCPDHFLRTKISPLVLELAPNENLEEVAKIKAKLEPAFQSYREMYTEYYAQCKHPNSPAMRDPNPVVILYPGVGMFTFAKNKTTARLASEYYTNAINVMKGSEAVSEYTALPRQEAFNIEYWLLEEAKLQRMPKPKSLAGKIALITGSAGGIGKATAKKFIEEGACVILNDINAERLQTAYDEFVASYGKDALSSVVLNVTDEESIKEAMKQAALAFGGVDIVVNNAGISISRSIADHSVEEWDRLYDILVKGQFLVSKYGIALMRKQDIGGDIVNVVSKNAVVAGPNNPGYGSAKAAQAHLTRLMAAELGNDKIRVNTVNPDAVIANSNIWAGGWAEGRAKSYGITVEELPAFYAKRTLLNEVILPEDIANACFVFVSGLLNKSTGNAINVDGGVAMGFYR; this is translated from the coding sequence ATGTCTAAAAAAAGAATCCAAGATTTCAAGCACGTAAACTATCTGTGGGACGAGGAAAAGGCGAAATCGCTGGAAGGCGATGAAGTGGCTCTTTACCTCTACCGCTCAAACATGCTTGGAGCCGACCTCCGACTGACCAATTACGGCGGAGGAAACACATCGGTGAAAATCACCGACAAAGACCCTTTAACGGGCGAAGACACAGATGTGATGTGGATCAAAGGATCGGGTGGCGACATCGGCACTTTGACCAAAGCGGGCAGTGCTGCTCTTTACCTCGATAAGCTGCGAAACTTGGAGCAGGTTTACCGTGGTATCGATCACGAAGATGAAATGGTCGGTTTGTTCAATCATTGTATTTTCGACCTGAACTCCAAAGCACCATCGATCGACACCCCTTTGCATGGCTTTCTGCCTTTCAAGCACATCGATCACTTGCATCCCGATGCAGCCATCGCCATTGCCGCGGCTAAAGATGGCCAGAAAATCACGGAAGAGCTCTTCAACGGTGAAGTGGGTTGGGTACCTTGGCAAAGACCGGGTTTCGACCTTGGCTTGCAATTACGCGATTGCCTGAACCAAGCCGCAGAAAAAGGGATTAGCCTGCGGGGCATCATGCTTGGCTCGCACGGTCTATTCACATGGGGAGACACCGCATACGAAAGCTACATCAATACGCTCGAAGTGGTGGAAACCTGTGCCGAATATTTGAGTTCACATTACGACAACGTATTCGGTGGACAAAAAATAGACAGCTTACCCGAAAACGAACGCAGAAATCAGGCCGCCGAGATTGCTCCTATTTTGCGGGGCTTTTGTTCTTCAGCACAACACATGGTCGGGCATTTCTCCGATTCGGATGCGGTAATGGAATTCATCAATTCCAACGACCTCGACAAGCTCGCTCCCATGGGTACTTCTTGTCCAGATCACTTCTTGCGAACAAAGATTTCGCCTCTTGTGTTGGAGCTCGCTCCGAATGAGAATCTGGAAGAAGTGGCCAAGATAAAAGCTAAATTGGAGCCTGCTTTCCAAAGCTATAGGGAAATGTACACCGAGTATTACGCTCAATGCAAACACCCAAATTCTCCTGCCATGCGTGATCCAAACCCTGTGGTTATTCTGTATCCGGGTGTAGGGATGTTCACTTTTGCCAAAAACAAAACAACGGCTCGCTTGGCCTCTGAATACTACACCAATGCCATCAATGTAATGAAAGGCTCGGAAGCGGTATCTGAGTATACAGCCCTTCCCCGACAAGAAGCTTTCAATATCGAGTATTGGCTTTTGGAAGAAGCCAAATTGCAGCGAATGCCGAAGCCGAAATCCTTGGCGGGCAAAATTGCCTTGATTACAGGCTCTGCCGGAGGAATTGGCAAAGCTACAGCGAAAAAATTCATTGAAGAAGGGGCTTGCGTGATCTTGAACGACATCAATGCCGAACGCCTGCAAACGGCTTACGACGAATTTGTGGCCAGCTATGGCAAGGATGCCCTAAGCTCAGTGGTACTCAATGTAACCGACGAAGAGAGTATCAAAGAAGCCATGAAACAAGCGGCTTTGGCCTTCGGCGGGGTCGATATTGTGGTTAACAATGCAGGAATAAGTATCAGTCGCTCCATTGCCGATCACAGTGTAGAAGAGTGGGACCGTTTATACGACATTCTTGTGAAAGGGCAATTTTTAGTTTCGAAATACGGCATAGCCTTAATGCGTAAGCAAGATATTGGCGGAGATATCGTCAATGTTGTCTCGAAAAATGCGGTTGTCGCAGGACCTAACAATCCGGGTTACGGTTCGGCTAAAGCCGCACAGGCTCATTTAACACGTCTAATGGCGGCTGAGCTGGGCAACGACAAAATTCGTGTAAACACAGTCAACCCCGATGCCGTAATTGCCAATTCCAACATTTGGGCTGGCGGCTGGGCCGAAGGACGAGCCAAATCCTACGGGATTACGGTAGAAGAGTTACCCGCATTTTATGCCAAGCGTACTTTGCTGAACGAAGTGATTTTGCCCGAAGATATCGCCAATGCCTGCTTTGTATTTGTCAGTGGATTATTGAACAA
- a CDS encoding SusC/RagA family TonB-linked outer membrane protein: MIYLNKFWDRRGAVLLSVFILSFLVSMNLYAQGGTVKGHVFSASDSSPLTGVTVTVKGTTKGTISDENGAFELPGVSSGAVLVFSSIGYVSQEIKLNGQTDLRVSLEDNDQALSEVVVVGYGTQKKSSVTGAVTSLKTKDITSLPVISPSQAMQGKVPGVSIVNNSSPGQEPTVRVRGYGSITLNPNPLYVVDGIPTTGMNNFDPKDIESMEVLKDASATAIYGSRAANGVIIITTKKGSKNGKLNVSASSYYGTQSVWRKLDLLNRDQYIQYGTALLTNAGGTAPPRFSAMDSPVYDGASTTFAQTDTDWQDVMFRNAAISNNQVSLNGGNNVSKFYASVGYFKQDGITPYTGYDRKSFRVNSEHEATKFLTLGQTLVMSSGFTQQEAGAGSGSRSLLMNILRMTPYFPVHDPTLLGGFSSTSNGLDGTDPDNPMRIVTLDQQDTYTKDLKLMGTLYARVKLTDWLSYQFTFGGDYSNRNYSQFLPIYVANVSRPNATINKQNTQYFSKVYTNMLSAKKSFGKHDIDFTGVIEKQSTSVNTLNAQGNRPDNNVKELAGVSSPTTSSSLSQNNIISYVGRLNYEYDEKYLIGLSVRRDGSSKFAPGNKWGTFPSASVGWRISEENFMKSITAINELKIRGSWGKVGFNSLGDYVWQPLIQANNTIYPFGNNTTNLGSYFNQLGNTDLSWEVTDMKNIGLDMSLFNNKIFFSLDLYKRNTDGLILSVPVANSLGFANSPLANVGSMMNKGLEFQGGYNHSGKDFNWTLSATFDMTRNEVLSLESPNGVINAGLNADFGGFNITRTEAGHPIQSFYGWKTDGIFQSQEEIEAANALDGDPTTKYQPNAEPGDIRFKDLNNDGKVDDQDTDYIGSFIPKFTYGLNWGGNYKNLDFSIFFQGVQGNKIYNGTKVIGQGMLRLFNSTTDVLNAWTPTNTDTDVPRAVNSDPNQNTRTSDRFVEDGSYLRLKTVTVGYTLPETWTQHITGNYLNKVRFYISSNNLLTFTKYTGYDPEVASKDPTSSTGLLTNGVDYVQYPQTRTVLVGVNLNF, from the coding sequence ATGATCTACCTGAACAAGTTCTGGGATAGACGCGGAGCAGTACTCTTATCCGTTTTTATCCTTTCTTTTTTGGTCAGCATGAACCTGTACGCCCAAGGTGGCACAGTAAAGGGGCATGTATTCTCGGCCAGCGATTCATCTCCTCTGACCGGTGTGACAGTCACTGTCAAAGGAACCACCAAAGGGACAATTAGCGACGAAAATGGAGCTTTTGAGCTTCCGGGAGTTTCGTCGGGTGCCGTTTTGGTTTTTAGTTCAATCGGATATGTCAGTCAAGAAATCAAACTCAATGGCCAGACCGATTTGCGTGTTTCTTTGGAAGACAACGATCAGGCCCTTAGCGAAGTGGTGGTCGTGGGTTACGGTACGCAAAAGAAATCGAGTGTGACTGGGGCGGTAACCTCGCTAAAAACGAAAGATATTACTTCTTTACCTGTAATCAGCCCATCGCAGGCCATGCAAGGGAAAGTGCCGGGGGTGTCTATTGTCAATAACTCCAGTCCAGGACAAGAGCCAACTGTGCGGGTGCGTGGTTACGGTTCAATTACCTTAAACCCGAATCCGCTTTATGTGGTGGACGGTATTCCGACCACGGGCATGAACAATTTCGATCCCAAAGATATCGAGTCTATGGAGGTATTGAAAGATGCTTCGGCTACTGCAATTTACGGTTCCAGAGCGGCCAATGGGGTGATTATCATTACGACAAAGAAAGGATCGAAGAATGGCAAATTGAATGTCAGTGCGAGTTCGTATTACGGCACGCAATCGGTATGGAGAAAACTTGATTTGTTGAACCGCGATCAATACATTCAATACGGTACGGCCTTGCTTACAAATGCAGGGGGGACCGCTCCGCCACGGTTCTCGGCAATGGACAGCCCTGTGTACGATGGAGCGAGCACCACTTTTGCTCAAACGGATACCGATTGGCAAGATGTGATGTTTAGAAATGCAGCGATCAGCAACAATCAAGTGTCTTTAAACGGGGGCAACAATGTATCGAAATTCTATGCTTCTGTGGGTTATTTCAAACAGGATGGCATTACGCCCTATACAGGATATGACCGGAAATCTTTTCGCGTGAATTCGGAACACGAAGCCACTAAATTTTTGACATTGGGACAAACTTTGGTGATGTCATCCGGCTTTACTCAGCAAGAGGCTGGAGCAGGCTCGGGTTCTCGCTCGCTCCTCATGAACATTCTGAGGATGACGCCTTATTTTCCGGTACACGACCCGACTTTATTGGGTGGCTTCAGCAGTACCTCAAACGGTTTGGACGGTACCGATCCCGACAACCCGATGCGAATCGTGACTTTGGATCAGCAAGATACCTATACGAAAGACCTGAAATTAATGGGTACTTTGTATGCTCGCGTGAAACTGACGGATTGGCTTAGTTATCAGTTTACCTTTGGCGGCGATTATTCCAACAGGAACTATAGCCAATTCTTGCCGATTTATGTAGCCAATGTGTCCAGGCCCAATGCGACAATCAACAAGCAGAACACGCAATATTTCTCTAAAGTGTATACCAATATGCTGAGTGCCAAGAAATCTTTTGGCAAGCACGATATCGATTTTACTGGGGTTATCGAAAAGCAGTCGACGAGTGTGAATACGCTGAATGCACAAGGGAATCGTCCAGATAATAATGTGAAAGAATTGGCCGGAGTATCCTCGCCGACCACCAGCAGCTCGCTTTCGCAAAACAACATCATCTCGTATGTGGGTCGTTTGAACTATGAATACGATGAAAAATACCTCATCGGCTTGTCTGTTCGTCGCGACGGTTCATCAAAATTTGCACCGGGCAACAAATGGGGTACTTTCCCTTCGGCCAGTGTAGGTTGGCGAATCAGCGAAGAAAACTTCATGAAATCGATCACGGCGATCAACGAATTGAAAATCAGGGGAAGCTGGGGAAAAGTGGGCTTCAATTCACTCGGCGATTATGTGTGGCAACCCTTGATTCAGGCCAACAATACGATTTATCCGTTTGGCAACAACACCACCAATTTGGGTTCGTATTTCAATCAATTGGGAAATACCGATTTGAGCTGGGAGGTGACGGACATGAAAAACATTGGTTTGGACATGTCTTTGTTCAACAACAAGATTTTCTTCTCTTTGGATTTGTATAAACGCAACACCGATGGCTTGATTTTAAGCGTGCCTGTGGCCAATTCATTGGGTTTTGCCAACAGTCCTTTGGCCAATGTGGGCAGCATGATGAACAAGGGTTTGGAGTTCCAAGGTGGATATAATCATTCTGGAAAAGATTTCAATTGGACATTGAGTGCCACTTTTGATATGACACGCAACGAAGTACTGAGTTTGGAATCGCCCAATGGAGTAATCAATGCCGGTTTGAATGCCGATTTCGGTGGATTCAACATTACGCGTACAGAAGCTGGTCATCCTATTCAGTCGTTCTACGGTTGGAAAACGGACGGTATTTTCCAAAGTCAAGAAGAAATCGAAGCCGCCAATGCACTCGATGGCGACCCAACTACAAAGTACCAACCCAATGCTGAACCCGGCGATATCCGTTTCAAAGATTTGAACAATGACGGAAAAGTCGACGATCAGGATACCGACTATATCGGCAGCTTTATCCCGAAATTCACATACGGCCTAAACTGGGGCGGGAATTATAAAAACCTTGATTTCTCGATCTTCTTTCAAGGTGTACAAGGAAACAAAATTTACAACGGCACCAAGGTTATTGGACAAGGCATGCTGCGGCTTTTCAATTCGACAACCGACGTGCTGAATGCCTGGACACCCACGAATACCGACACCGATGTGCCAAGAGCAGTCAATTCAGACCCCAACCAAAACACCCGCACCAGCGATCGTTTTGTGGAAGACGGTTCGTACCTCAGGCTGAAAACCGTTACCGTGGGCTATACATTGCCCGAAACTTGGACCCAGCACATCACAGGAAATTACCTGAACAAAGTGCGTTTCTACATTTCTTCGAACAATTTGTTGACGTTCACAAAGTACACAGGCTACGATCCGGAAGTGGCTTCAAAAGACCCTACCTCTTCTACGGGTTTGTTGACCAATGGTGTGGATTACGTGCAGTATCCGCAAACGCGTACAGTTTTAGTTGGTGTTAACCTTAACTTTTAA